In Paraburkholderia flagellata, a genomic segment contains:
- a CDS encoding Rieske 2Fe-2S domain-containing protein — MSAIIDKASDLDHLLSTAVQDDKQNGVFRCRRDIFTNTDLFDLEMKYIFEKNWVYLAHESQIPENNDYYTTWLGRQPVVITRDKTGALNAVINACAHKGAMLCRRKHGNKGSFTCPFHGWTFSNTGKLLKVKDEKTTEYPVQFNKQGSHDLKKVARFENYRGFLFGSLNADVQPLEDYLGEAKIIIDQIVDQSPNGLEVLRGNSSYVYDGNWKMQMENGCDGYHVSTVHWNYAATMGRRKEDGTQAVDANSWSKSVAGVYGFDHGHILLWTNTMNPEVRPVYKHREEIKARVGEVQAEFIVNQTRNLCLYPNVFLMDQFSTQIRVVRPISVDKTEVNIFCFAPKGESAEDRATRIRQYEDFFNVTGMGTADDLEEFRACQNGYAGTTAMWNDLSRGAPLWVEGADENAKKMGLKPIISGERSEDEGLFVVQHEYWVHAMRDALKQELNHEQAGAQA, encoded by the coding sequence ATGTCAGCCATCATCGACAAAGCCAGTGACCTGGATCACCTGCTGTCCACCGCCGTGCAGGACGACAAGCAAAACGGTGTGTTCCGTTGCCGCCGGGACATCTTCACCAATACCGATCTGTTCGATCTGGAGATGAAATACATCTTCGAGAAGAACTGGGTGTACCTCGCGCACGAGAGCCAGATTCCAGAGAACAACGACTACTACACCACGTGGCTGGGTCGCCAGCCGGTAGTCATCACGCGCGACAAGACCGGTGCGCTGAATGCCGTCATCAACGCCTGCGCGCACAAGGGCGCCATGCTGTGCCGGCGCAAGCACGGCAACAAGGGCAGCTTCACGTGTCCGTTCCACGGCTGGACGTTCTCCAACACCGGCAAGCTCCTGAAGGTGAAGGACGAAAAGACCACCGAGTATCCCGTGCAATTCAACAAGCAGGGGTCTCACGACCTGAAGAAGGTCGCGCGCTTCGAGAATTATCGTGGCTTTCTGTTCGGCAGCCTCAATGCCGACGTGCAGCCGCTCGAAGACTACCTCGGCGAAGCAAAGATCATCATCGACCAGATCGTCGACCAGTCGCCGAACGGCCTCGAAGTGCTGCGCGGCAACTCCTCGTACGTCTACGACGGAAACTGGAAGATGCAGATGGAAAACGGCTGCGACGGCTATCACGTCAGCACCGTGCACTGGAATTACGCCGCGACCATGGGCCGGCGCAAGGAAGACGGGACCCAGGCGGTGGACGCCAATAGCTGGAGCAAGTCGGTGGCGGGCGTATACGGCTTCGACCATGGCCACATCCTGCTGTGGACCAACACGATGAACCCTGAAGTGCGCCCGGTGTACAAGCATCGCGAGGAAATCAAGGCGCGCGTGGGCGAAGTGCAGGCGGAATTCATCGTCAATCAGACGAGAAACTTGTGCCTCTACCCGAACGTGTTCCTGATGGACCAGTTCAGCACGCAGATTCGCGTGGTGCGCCCGATTAGCGTGGACAAGACCGAGGTGAACATTTTCTGCTTCGCGCCGAAGGGCGAGAGCGCGGAAGACCGTGCGACGCGCATTCGCCAGTACGAGGACTTCTTCAACGTCACGGGCATGGGTACCGCCGACGACCTCGAAGAGTTCCGCGCCTGCCAGAACGGTTATGCAGGCACCACGGCAATGTGGAACGATCTCTCGCGCGGCGCGCCGCTGTGGGTCGAAGGTGCGGACGAGAACGCGAAGAAGATGGGCCTCAAGCCGATCATTTCCGGCGAGCGCAGCGAAGACGAAGGCCTGTTCGTGGTCCAGCACGAGTACTGGGTGCACGCCATGCGCGACGCCCTCAAGCAGGAACTGAATCACGAGCAAGCGGGAGCGCAGGCATGA
- a CDS encoding LysR family transcriptional regulator, whose translation MDLRQLRYFVAVVRERNFTRAAEQLCIAQPPLSRQIQLLEQEIGVPLLIRNTRPVRTTDAGRLVYEQAMQILGRVEQLQATAKHVGLHHRTVLSIGFVASVLYSGLPPLMRKLRQNAPELDIQMVELMSVQQIEALKEGRIDIGFGRVRHSDPNVAGIVLREEPLAVVVPIGSEMAQESTPIPIEQLAGQKLIVYPKEPRPSFADQVLNVLHGDGVQPGEVLEVREIQTALGLVAAEFGVCVIPASARQLRQDVHYRLIDSDHATSPIILNHRVNDNSVYVDLVKQLVKEMYAEPQTWLPAKK comes from the coding sequence ATGGATCTTCGCCAGCTTCGCTACTTCGTTGCCGTTGTCCGCGAGCGCAATTTCACTCGCGCAGCGGAACAGCTTTGCATCGCTCAGCCGCCGTTGAGCCGGCAGATTCAATTGCTCGAACAGGAGATCGGCGTGCCTCTTCTGATTCGCAATACGAGGCCCGTGCGCACGACCGATGCGGGGCGTCTTGTCTACGAGCAGGCCATGCAGATCCTTGGGCGCGTCGAGCAGTTGCAAGCGACCGCCAAACACGTGGGACTGCATCACCGCACCGTGTTGTCGATCGGCTTCGTCGCCTCCGTTCTCTATTCAGGACTGCCACCGTTGATGCGCAAGCTGCGCCAGAACGCGCCGGAGCTCGACATCCAGATGGTCGAACTCATGTCGGTGCAGCAGATTGAGGCGTTGAAGGAAGGCCGCATCGACATCGGCTTCGGACGCGTGCGCCACAGCGACCCCAACGTGGCCGGTATCGTCCTGCGCGAAGAGCCGCTGGCTGTGGTGGTGCCGATCGGCAGCGAGATGGCGCAGGAATCGACGCCGATTCCTATCGAGCAACTGGCCGGGCAAAAACTGATTGTTTATCCCAAGGAGCCTCGCCCCAGTTTCGCCGATCAGGTATTGAACGTGCTGCACGGCGACGGCGTGCAACCGGGCGAAGTGCTGGAGGTGAGGGAAATCCAGACCGCGCTGGGTCTCGTCGCAGCCGAGTTCGGCGTATGCGTGATCCCGGCTTCAGCGCGGCAATTGCGCCAGGACGTGCACTACCGTCTGATAGACAGCGACCACGCGACCTCGCCAATCATCCTGAATCACCGTGTGAACGACAACTCGGTCTACGTCGATCTCGTGAAGCAACTCGTCAAGGAGATGTATGCCGAGCCACAAACGTGGCTGCCGGCGAAGAAATAG
- the pdxR gene encoding MocR-like pyridoxine biosynthesis transcription factor PdxR → MEPVLQIEIALPEHGSREILHALHRQLRGAIVEGRLAAGLRLPSSRSLARSCGIARNTVLAAYDLLLAEGYIVTRPGAGTFVGEVAARGGPLPSSPASASRISAEGDPRLNSRWRVPPALVRLDPSANYDYDFILGLPDKRTVAFDVWRRLSARALRGLSRAPAVYAEPEGRSALREAIAHHASYARAVACEAGDVVVTAGAQQAFDLLARVLVTPGKTVVALEDPGYPPLRRAFALAGACIAGVSVDAEGIVVDALPPDARVICVTPSHQFPLGVPMSAARRRALLAFAQRHGAVVIEDDYDGEFRHDDRPLDALQTLDRHASVCYVGTFSKCLFPGLRMGYVVAPAWVRDALVAARQCADWHGNLLAQDTLAAFMREGHLVRHIRKMRTQYRARRDALLEALARHCGTLMLPVAPAAGLHLAAGLDAGVRADALVSAAARAGIRVQALAGFAIEPRTALEGLAFGFGMIEAQRIDAAIARLAACVR, encoded by the coding sequence ATGGAACCAGTCTTGCAGATCGAAATCGCTCTGCCCGAGCACGGATCGCGCGAAATCCTGCATGCGCTGCACCGCCAGTTGCGCGGGGCCATTGTCGAAGGCCGGCTCGCGGCCGGGCTGCGTTTGCCGTCGAGCCGCTCGCTCGCGCGCAGTTGTGGCATCGCGCGCAATACGGTGCTTGCGGCCTACGATCTGCTCCTCGCAGAGGGCTACATCGTCACGCGTCCGGGCGCGGGGACTTTCGTGGGCGAAGTCGCAGCGCGCGGCGGCCCGTTGCCGTCCAGTCCAGCCAGCGCGTCCAGAATCTCCGCAGAAGGCGACCCGCGCCTGAACTCGCGTTGGCGTGTGCCACCGGCACTCGTGCGACTCGATCCCAGCGCGAACTACGACTACGACTTCATCCTCGGCTTGCCCGACAAGCGCACGGTTGCCTTCGATGTCTGGCGGCGTCTTTCGGCACGCGCGCTACGCGGGCTTTCCAGGGCGCCTGCCGTGTATGCCGAACCGGAAGGCCGCTCCGCGTTGCGCGAGGCCATTGCACACCACGCTTCCTATGCGCGCGCCGTTGCCTGCGAAGCTGGCGACGTCGTCGTCACGGCCGGCGCGCAGCAGGCGTTCGATCTGCTCGCGCGCGTCCTCGTCACGCCGGGCAAGACCGTGGTTGCACTGGAGGACCCCGGCTACCCGCCGCTGCGCCGCGCGTTCGCGCTGGCGGGGGCGTGTATCGCGGGCGTGAGCGTCGACGCCGAGGGAATCGTCGTGGACGCCCTCCCGCCCGATGCGCGCGTGATCTGTGTCACGCCTTCGCATCAGTTTCCGTTAGGTGTCCCGATGTCGGCGGCCAGGCGGCGCGCGCTGCTCGCGTTCGCGCAGCGGCACGGCGCGGTCGTGATCGAGGACGACTACGATGGCGAATTCCGTCACGACGACCGCCCGCTCGACGCGCTGCAAACGCTCGATCGCCACGCGAGCGTTTGCTATGTCGGCACGTTTTCCAAATGCCTCTTTCCGGGCTTGCGCATGGGCTATGTCGTCGCGCCCGCCTGGGTGCGCGATGCGTTGGTCGCCGCGCGCCAGTGTGCGGACTGGCACGGCAATCTGCTGGCGCAGGACACGCTCGCGGCATTCATGCGAGAGGGGCATCTGGTGCGGCATATCCGCAAGATGCGCACGCAGTACCGCGCGCGCCGTGACGCGCTGCTCGAGGCGCTCGCACGCCATTGCGGCACGCTCATGCTGCCTGTCGCGCCCGCGGCGGGGCTTCATCTCGCCGCCGGGCTCGATGCGGGCGTGCGTGCCGATGCGCTGGTCAGCGCCGCCGCGCGAGCGGGAATCCGCGTGCAGGCGCTGGCCGGTTTCGCAATTGAGCCTCGAACGGCGCTCGAGGGACTCGCGTTTGGCTTCGGCATGATCGAGGCGCAGCGTATTGACGCGGCGATTGCGCGGCTTGCCGCTTGCGTGCGCTAA
- a CDS encoding MFS transporter, producing the protein MTLASSRSIPALIDRERLGAFQWRVLALCVLIALLDGFDTQAIAFTGPAILAAFKLPANALAPILTAGIIGMTLGAMTLGLVGDRIGRRPAIMIGLALFGCATLATSWATTPQLILVLRFIAGLGMGGCTPVLLALAAEYGPARQRGAIMTGVLLGLPAGAMLGGLLAARMLPVIGWQGIFVVGGGVPLAVLVLAALLLPESLYYQASRGGARGQRYVHNTLAKIVTQPLPPDVRFTVPEEAVAKASVGALFRDGYAAKTLAIWAVYLLNWVAWFMLLSWLPTVLKSAGLPAAQAPLGTVIVNAVFIVCAIPLSFALPRVNTRNLLGSMFAFGIAIACGLGYAGTHWALVFALVGAAGFGIGGQQIALNYLVVGAYPTALRATATGWAIGMGRAGAIAGSAIGGTFLSWGGPAGFFLALAVPLAGAALAVFSLRLDPVRAEVALSSNH; encoded by the coding sequence ATGACTCTCGCTTCCTCGCGTTCCATTCCGGCGCTCATCGACAGAGAACGGCTCGGCGCGTTCCAGTGGCGCGTACTTGCACTCTGCGTGCTGATTGCGCTGCTCGATGGCTTCGATACGCAGGCCATCGCCTTCACCGGGCCCGCCATTCTTGCTGCGTTCAAGCTGCCCGCCAACGCGCTCGCGCCCATTCTGACCGCCGGGATCATCGGCATGACGCTGGGCGCGATGACGCTCGGTCTGGTCGGCGACCGGATAGGCCGCCGGCCCGCGATCATGATCGGCCTCGCGCTCTTTGGCTGCGCGACGCTGGCGACCTCCTGGGCGACGACGCCCCAACTCATTCTGGTGCTTCGCTTCATCGCCGGGTTGGGTATGGGCGGTTGCACGCCCGTGTTGCTCGCGCTTGCCGCCGAATATGGTCCCGCACGGCAGCGCGGCGCCATCATGACCGGCGTGCTGCTTGGTTTGCCCGCTGGCGCGATGCTCGGCGGCCTGCTTGCGGCACGCATGCTGCCTGTAATTGGCTGGCAGGGCATTTTTGTCGTGGGCGGCGGCGTGCCGCTTGCCGTGCTCGTTCTCGCCGCGCTTTTGCTGCCCGAGTCGCTTTACTATCAGGCCTCGCGAGGCGGCGCCCGCGGGCAGCGCTACGTGCACAACACGCTCGCGAAAATCGTGACTCAGCCGCTGCCGCCAGACGTCCGCTTCACCGTGCCCGAAGAGGCGGTGGCAAAGGCGAGCGTCGGCGCGCTGTTCAGGGATGGCTACGCTGCGAAAACGCTTGCAATCTGGGCCGTTTATCTTCTCAACTGGGTTGCGTGGTTCATGCTCCTCTCCTGGTTGCCTACGGTCCTCAAATCCGCGGGGCTGCCTGCGGCGCAGGCGCCGCTCGGCACCGTGATCGTTAACGCCGTGTTCATCGTTTGCGCCATTCCGCTTTCGTTTGCGCTGCCGCGCGTGAACACGCGCAATCTGCTGGGCTCGATGTTCGCGTTCGGTATCGCCATTGCGTGCGGGTTGGGCTATGCCGGCACCCATTGGGCGCTCGTCTTCGCTCTCGTAGGTGCGGCGGGTTTCGGCATTGGCGGGCAGCAGATCGCCTTGAACTACCTGGTCGTGGGTGCGTACCCGACGGCCCTGCGTGCCACGGCCACGGGCTGGGCCATTGGCATGGGCCGTGCCGGTGCGATTGCCGGATCGGCCATCGGTGGCACATTTCTGTCGTGGGGCGGCCCTGCGGGTTTCTTCCTCGCGCTGGCCGTGCCGCTTGCGGGTGCTGCGCTTGCCGTGTTCAGCCTGCGCCTCGATCCGGTTAGGGCTGAGGTCGCCCTCTCGTCCAACCACTGA
- a CDS encoding haloalkane dehalogenase — protein MSTVTTPAAAISASDPHPRERAAIPGGAIVYVDTGVGDPVVLLHGNPTSSRLWRNVIPHLSDAYRCLAPDLAGMGDSPAAPDGACRFADHARYLEAWFDAVLPHGRVTLVLHDWGSALGFDWARRHPHRVNAIAYMEAIVQPRLWRDFPPEREPFFRAMRGEAGERLVLDENFFVETVLPHSVLRALTPEEMEAWRRPFATRESRRTTLVWARELPIEGEPADVTRAVQAYGAWLAASDIPKLLIRAEPGALLTGRALDACRSWPNQREVAVAGIHYIQEDSPREIGAAVREFLDGLVAGRVP, from the coding sequence ATGAGTACCGTCACCACTCCAGCCGCCGCAATCAGCGCTAGCGATCCGCACCCGCGCGAGCGTGCGGCCATTCCGGGCGGCGCGATCGTCTACGTCGATACGGGCGTGGGCGACCCCGTTGTCCTGCTGCACGGCAATCCCACTTCTTCGCGTCTATGGCGCAACGTGATTCCGCATCTGAGTGACGCTTACCGTTGTCTGGCGCCAGACCTCGCCGGCATGGGCGATTCTCCTGCCGCGCCCGATGGCGCATGCCGCTTTGCCGATCACGCGCGGTATCTCGAAGCGTGGTTCGATGCCGTGCTGCCGCACGGGCGCGTGACGCTCGTGCTGCACGACTGGGGCTCGGCGCTGGGCTTCGATTGGGCACGCCGCCACCCGCACCGCGTGAATGCGATCGCCTATATGGAGGCGATCGTGCAACCGCGCCTGTGGCGTGATTTCCCGCCCGAACGCGAACCATTTTTTCGCGCGATGCGCGGCGAGGCAGGCGAGCGTCTCGTGCTCGACGAGAATTTTTTCGTCGAAACGGTGTTGCCGCATAGCGTGCTGCGCGCGCTGACGCCAGAAGAAATGGAGGCGTGGCGCAGGCCGTTCGCCACGCGCGAATCGCGCAGAACGACGCTTGTGTGGGCGCGCGAACTGCCGATAGAAGGTGAGCCTGCCGATGTGACGCGAGCGGTTCAAGCATACGGAGCGTGGCTCGCGGCAAGCGATATCCCGAAGCTGCTGATCCGCGCCGAGCCTGGCGCGCTGCTCACGGGCCGCGCGCTGGACGCTTGCCGTAGCTGGCCCAACCAGCGCGAAGTGGCAGTGGCGGGTATCCATTACATTCAGGAGGATTCGCCGCGCGAGATCGGCGCCGCCGTTCGCGAATTCCTGGACGGGTTGGTGGCAGGGCGTGTTCCCTGA
- the catA gene encoding catechol 1,2-dioxygenase: MSAKVFETKEVQDLLKAAANLNGGSGNARFQQIVHRLLGDLFKAIDDLDITPDEVWAGVNYLNKLGQDGEAALLAAGLGLEKYLDIRMDAADKAVGLEGGTPRTIEGPLYVAGAPVREGVSRIDINPDADAGPLVIHGTVTDLDGKPLAGAVVECWHANSKGFYSHFDPTGAQDDFNLRGAVKTGADGKYEFRTLMPVGYGCPPQGSTQRLLDGLGRHGNRPAHVHFFVSSDNSRKLTTQFNIEGDPLIWDDFAYATREELIPHVVEKTGGAALGLKADTYKAIEFNVTLTPLVQGKDNQLVHRLRAEATA, translated from the coding sequence ATGAGCGCAAAAGTATTCGAAACGAAGGAAGTGCAGGACCTGCTGAAGGCCGCTGCGAATCTCAATGGCGGCAGCGGCAACGCGCGCTTCCAGCAGATCGTCCATCGGCTGCTGGGCGACCTGTTCAAGGCCATTGATGATCTCGACATCACGCCCGATGAAGTGTGGGCCGGCGTGAACTATCTGAACAAGCTCGGCCAGGACGGCGAAGCGGCGCTGCTGGCTGCGGGCCTTGGACTGGAAAAGTACCTCGATATCCGCATGGACGCCGCAGACAAGGCGGTGGGTCTCGAAGGCGGCACGCCGCGCACGATCGAAGGACCGTTGTACGTTGCGGGCGCACCGGTGCGCGAAGGCGTTTCGCGAATCGACATCAACCCGGACGCCGACGCAGGTCCGCTCGTCATTCACGGCACCGTCACGGATCTCGATGGCAAACCGCTCGCGGGCGCCGTAGTCGAATGCTGGCACGCGAATTCGAAGGGTTTTTATTCGCACTTCGACCCGACGGGCGCGCAGGACGACTTCAACCTGCGCGGCGCAGTCAAGACCGGCGCTGACGGCAAGTACGAATTCCGCACGCTCATGCCGGTAGGCTACGGCTGTCCGCCGCAGGGTTCGACCCAGCGCCTCCTGGACGGCCTTGGCCGCCATGGCAACCGTCCGGCGCACGTGCACTTCTTCGTCTCGTCGGATAACAGCCGCAAGCTCACCACGCAGTTCAATATCGAAGGCGACCCGCTCATTTGGGACGACTTCGCCTACGCAACGCGCGAGGAACTGATTCCGCACGTGGTCGAAAAGACCGGCGGCGCGGCGCTCGGCCTGAAAGCCGATACGTACAAGGCCATCGAGTTCAACGTCACGCTCACACCGCTGGTCCAGGGTAAGGACAACCAACTCGTTCACCGCCTGCGCGCGGAGGCAACGGCGTAA
- the benC gene encoding benzoate 1,2-dioxygenase electron transfer component BenC, translating to MSSYKIALNFEDGVTRFIECKAGEKVLDAAFRARINLPMDCSDGVCGTCKCRAESGSYDLGEEYIEDALTEDEKDSGLVLTCQMVPESDCVIAIPASSTVCKTGHSKFAATVAKVEQHNDAAVVLELDVDTTGPVFLPGQYVNIDVPGSGQHRSYSFSSAPGESKISFLIKKIPGGVMSTWLEAAQPGTKLDLTGPLGSFYLRDVQRPLLFLAGGTGLAPFLSMLEVLARTNAQQKVHLIYGVTRDLDLVLVEAIEAYAAKLPNFSFATVIADADSNHPRKGWVTQHIPANALNDGDVDVYLCGPPPMVDAVRKYFDDEGVKPSSFHYEKFTPNVVQKAA from the coding sequence ATGTCCAGCTACAAGATTGCACTGAACTTCGAAGACGGCGTGACCCGTTTCATCGAATGCAAGGCAGGTGAGAAGGTCCTCGACGCAGCGTTTCGCGCGCGGATCAACCTGCCGATGGATTGCTCAGACGGCGTGTGCGGCACCTGCAAGTGTCGCGCGGAAAGCGGCAGCTACGACCTGGGCGAAGAGTATATCGAGGACGCGCTGACCGAAGACGAAAAGGACAGCGGTCTCGTACTCACCTGCCAGATGGTGCCGGAAAGCGATTGCGTGATTGCGATTCCAGCGTCTTCCACGGTATGCAAAACCGGGCATAGCAAGTTTGCGGCCACGGTGGCGAAGGTCGAGCAGCACAACGACGCGGCGGTCGTGCTCGAGTTGGACGTCGACACGACGGGCCCCGTGTTCCTGCCGGGTCAGTACGTCAACATCGACGTGCCGGGCAGTGGCCAGCATCGTTCGTATTCCTTCTCTTCTGCGCCAGGCGAATCGAAGATCAGCTTCCTGATCAAGAAGATTCCGGGCGGCGTGATGAGCACCTGGCTCGAAGCCGCGCAACCGGGTACGAAGCTCGATTTGACGGGGCCGCTCGGCAGCTTCTATTTGCGCGACGTCCAGCGGCCGCTGCTGTTCCTCGCAGGCGGCACGGGTCTGGCTCCGTTCCTCTCGATGCTGGAAGTGCTTGCGCGCACCAATGCGCAGCAGAAGGTACACCTCATTTACGGCGTGACGCGCGACCTCGACCTGGTGCTGGTTGAAGCCATCGAAGCCTACGCGGCGAAGCTGCCGAACTTCAGCTTCGCTACCGTCATCGCCGATGCTGATTCGAATCATCCGCGCAAGGGTTGGGTCACGCAGCACATTCCCGCTAACGCCTTGAACGATGGCGACGTCGACGTGTATCTGTGCGGGCCGCCGCCGATGGTGGACGCCGTACGCAAGTATTTCGATGACGAAGGCGTGAAGCCCAGCAGCTTCCACTACGAGAAGTTCACCCCGAACGTCGTTCAGAAGGCGGCATGA
- the catC gene encoding muconolactone Delta-isomerase: protein MLFHVRMDVNIPADMPANVANEIKAREKEYSQELQRSGKWRHIWRLVGEYANYSIFDVESNAELHDILTALPLFPYMKITVTPLCRHPSSIRDNDA, encoded by the coding sequence ATGCTTTTCCACGTACGCATGGATGTGAACATCCCGGCCGACATGCCCGCCAACGTCGCCAATGAAATCAAGGCGCGCGAAAAGGAATATTCGCAGGAGCTGCAGCGCAGCGGCAAGTGGCGCCATATCTGGCGACTGGTGGGCGAGTACGCCAACTACAGCATCTTCGATGTCGAGAGCAATGCAGAGCTGCATGACATTCTCACCGCCTTGCCGCTTTTCCCGTACATGAAGATAACGGTCACGCCGTTGTGTCGCCATCCGTCCTCCATCAGGGACAACGACGCCTGA
- the benB gene encoding benzoate 1,2-dioxygenase small subunit: protein MSNDYQKICATLYREARLLDDRQWEAWLACYAEDVTYWMPAWDDDDQLTDDHESQISLMYYPDRGGLEDRVFRIKTERSGASMPEPRTIHNVTNVEVLADRGDEVEVRYNFHTLSHRYKTTDGFFGTMFVTLRKTGDDFLIAYKKIVLKNDYIRQVLDVYHV, encoded by the coding sequence ATGAGCAACGATTACCAGAAAATCTGCGCCACGCTGTACCGCGAAGCGCGCCTGCTCGACGATCGCCAGTGGGAAGCGTGGCTCGCCTGCTATGCCGAGGACGTCACCTACTGGATGCCCGCATGGGACGACGACGACCAGCTCACCGACGACCACGAATCGCAGATCTCGCTGATGTACTACCCGGATCGCGGCGGCCTCGAAGACCGTGTGTTTCGCATCAAGACCGAACGCAGCGGCGCTTCGATGCCGGAGCCGCGCACGATCCACAACGTAACGAACGTGGAAGTGCTGGCCGATCGTGGCGACGAAGTGGAGGTGCGCTACAACTTCCACACGCTCAGTCATCGCTACAAAACCACGGATGGCTTCTTCGGCACGATGTTTGTCACCTTGCGCAAGACCGGTGACGACTTCCTGATCGCCTACAAAAAGATCGTGCTGAAGAACGACTACATCCGGCAGGTGCTCGACGTTTATCACGTTTGA
- a CDS encoding muconate/chloromuconate family cycloisomerase — MTSATIERIETRLVDLPTIRPHKLSVATMYGQTLMLVKVYCSDGVTGIGEGTTIAGMAYGPESPEAMKLAIDAYFAPAMIGQDATRIQALMAHLGKLVKVNHFAKCALETALLDAQGKRLGVPVSELLGGRRRERLPVAWTLASGDTAKDIAEAEAMLEARRHKIFKLKIGAKELKTDIRHVAEIKKAMGERAAVRVDVNMAWSETQAAWAIPALAEAGCELVEQPVASPAALARLMRRFPVALMADEILQGPESAFEIAKNEGADVFAIKIEQSGGLFAAQRVATIADAAGIELYGGTMLEGAFSTVASAHLFASFANLQWGTELFGPLLITEEILTTPLDYSDFELTVPNGPGLGIELDEAKVKRFTRDGLMKVTK, encoded by the coding sequence ATGACTTCCGCGACGATCGAACGTATCGAAACCCGCCTCGTCGATCTGCCGACGATTCGCCCTCACAAGCTATCCGTCGCCACGATGTACGGGCAAACCCTGATGCTGGTAAAGGTGTACTGCAGCGATGGCGTGACCGGCATCGGCGAAGGCACCACCATTGCCGGCATGGCTTACGGCCCCGAAAGCCCGGAAGCAATGAAGCTGGCGATCGACGCCTACTTCGCGCCCGCGATGATCGGCCAGGATGCCACGCGAATCCAGGCGCTCATGGCGCATCTGGGCAAGCTGGTGAAGGTCAATCACTTCGCCAAGTGCGCGCTGGAAACCGCGCTGCTCGACGCGCAGGGCAAGCGCCTTGGCGTGCCGGTGAGCGAGTTGCTGGGCGGCCGCCGCCGCGAGCGTCTGCCGGTTGCCTGGACGCTGGCTTCGGGCGATACCGCAAAGGACATCGCCGAAGCCGAGGCCATGCTCGAAGCGCGCCGCCACAAGATCTTCAAGCTGAAGATCGGCGCGAAGGAACTCAAGACCGACATCAGGCACGTCGCTGAAATCAAGAAGGCGATGGGCGAGCGTGCTGCCGTGCGCGTGGACGTCAACATGGCCTGGAGCGAGACGCAGGCGGCGTGGGCGATTCCGGCGCTGGCGGAAGCCGGCTGCGAACTGGTCGAACAGCCCGTCGCCTCGCCCGCAGCGCTTGCGCGCCTCATGCGCCGCTTCCCGGTGGCGTTGATGGCCGACGAGATCCTGCAGGGGCCGGAAAGCGCGTTCGAGATCGCGAAGAACGAGGGCGCCGATGTGTTCGCCATCAAGATCGAACAAAGCGGTGGACTGTTCGCCGCGCAGCGCGTGGCCACGATTGCGGACGCCGCGGGTATCGAGCTGTACGGCGGCACGATGCTCGAAGGCGCGTTCAGCACGGTGGCCTCGGCGCACCTGTTTGCAAGCTTCGCCAACCTGCAATGGGGCACCGAACTGTTCGGTCCCCTGCTGATCACCGAAGAGATTCTGACCACGCCGCTCGACTACAGCGACTTCGAGCTGACGGTGCCGAACGGCCCGGGCCTGGGCATCGAACTGGACGAAGCGAAGGTCAAGCGCTTCACGCGCGACGGCCTGATGAAAGTGACGAAGTAA